The region CGTGCTGGCCGGCCAGCCGAACGTCGGCAAATCGTCGCTGCTGAACGCGCTGGCGGGCGCCGACGTGGCGATCGTTACGCCGATCGCCGGCACCACGCGCGACAAGGTGAGCGAAACCATCCAGATCGAGGGCATACCGCTCAACATCATCGACACGGCCGGCATCCGCAGCGCGGGCGACACCATCGACGCCGTCGAGCGCATCGGCATCGAGCGCACGTGGGGTGAAATCGGCAAGGCCGACGTGATCCTGCACCTGCTCGACGCCGACCACGGCCCGACGCTGGCCGACGAAACCATCGTCGCCGCCTTCCCGGACGGCGTGCCCGTGGTGCGCGTGTGGAACAAGATCGATCTCTCCGGCCACAAGCCTAGCGTCGACAGCCTGCCCGACGCCACGCACGTGTATCTGTCGGCGCACGAGCACATCGGCATCGACCTGCTGCGCACGGAGCTGTTGCGCATCGCCGGCTGGCAGCAGACGGGCGAATCGCTGTACCTGGCGCGCGAACGCCATTTGATCGCGCTCAAGTCGGCCGGCAAGCACTTGCATGTCGCCGCCGAGCACGCGGCGCAGGACGACCAGTCGCTGGACCTGTTCGCCGAAGAGTTGCGCCTGGCGCAGGTGCAGCTGTCGAGCATCACGGGCGAGTTTTCGCCTGACGATCTGCTGGGCGTGATCTTCAGCCGTTTCTGCATCGGCAAGTAAGCGGGGAGCGATGATGAAAACATGGATCGCTGCCGCACTGTGCTGTCTGCCGCTGCTGGTGACGGCACAGGACAAGCTGCCGCGCGACGTGGCGCAATTCATTGAGAATGCGCAAATGTGCGAGCATTTTGCCGGCGAATGGGACGATCACGACAAGGCGCGCCAGCGCGAGATCACGCAAGCCGTGGCCAGCTCCTGCGGCCAGGCGCAGCGGCAATGGAAGCGGCTGTCGGCCAAGTATGCGCGACAGCCCAAGCTGCAACAAGTCATTGCCGAGAATGCCAATGACGCGGTGCGCAGTTTCCGGAAATAGCGGCGGCCCTGGTCGGCGCTGCTTCAGCTCTTCTTGCCCTTGGCCTGTTCTTCCCTGAATTTCTGGAACGTTTCGATGTGCTCGGCCCGGCGCAGCACGCGTGAGCGCGGGTCGAGTGTATAAGTGGCGCCAGCCGGCAGCGGCAGTTCGCCAAAGCCCAGCGACATGGAAACGGTATGGATTTCCTTGCCGATACGCACTTCCACCGGCATCGGGAAGGCGATGTCGGCAGGCGTCTTCCATAGCAGGCGCAGGGTATCGCCGTCACGCGTGGCGGACAACTCGGGCAATGCCGCCTGGTACAGATAAGCCTGGAAAAACCAGTCGTAATTGCTGCCCGTGACTTTGTTGACGATGGCCATGAATTCCTGCGTGCTGCCGTAGCGGGGCTGGAACTGGCCTGGCTGCGGCTGTTCCGTGCCGTAGACGAGCAGGCGCACGGCGCGGAAGAAGGCGTCGTCGCCGATCAGTCCGCGCAAGGTGTGCAGCACCAGCGCTCCTTTCACATAAATGTCGCCGCCCGGCCCGCCTTTCTTCGGGTCGTAGACCTCTTCCTCGCTTTTCGGCTTGCCCGAGACCATGGGCGCCTTGTTGGCGATGCCGGCGCGCATCTGCTGCAATGCAGCAAAATATTCCTGCTCGCCCCGCAGGTATTGCATGTACAGCGGCTGCATATACGTGCCGAAGCCTTCGTGCAGCCACATATCGTCCCAGTTGCTGTTGGTCAGCTGGTTGCCGAACCATTCATGGGCAAACTCATGCTGCAGCAATTCATCGTAGCCATAGCTGGTCTTGGCGAACTTGTTGCCATAGGCATTGATGGTCTGGTGTTCCATGCCCTTGTGCGGCGTTTCGGCGATGCCGACCTTTTCGTCGCCAAACGGGTAGGGGCCGATGACGCTTTCGAAGAAATCGAGCATGGGTGGCAGTTCGGCGAACAGGGCGCCCGCCTTGGCTTCGCTTTCCGGCAGGTACCAGAATTGCAGGGGGATGCGGTTGCCGTAGCGGCTAGCATACTCGCCCTGCAGGCTGCGGTAGGGCGCCACGTTGAGGGCGATGCCATAGGTGCTCGGATGCTTGGCGCGCCAGTGGTAAGTGCGCCAGCCGTCGGCCTCATCCATGCCGAGCGCGATGCCATTGCCGGCGGCTACCAGCGGCGCCGGCACCTGGATGTGCTGGTCGATCAGCTGGGCCTTGCCCATCGGATGGTCGATGCAGGGCCAGAACAGGTCGCAGCCTTCGCCTTGCACGGCGCTGGCAATCCACGGCGCGCCATCGGCCGTCTTCGACCACACCATGCCGCCATCCCACGGCGCCTTCACGGCGACGTGCGGCACGCCGTGGTAGACGACGCGGATGGTGGTGCGGGCGCCTGCCGCGATAGTGGCGGGCAAGGTGATGTTGAGCCGCCCTTGCGGGTTGGCATAGTCCTGTGCCCGCAGCGCCTTGCCGTCGACCTCGACGGCATCGATGGGCAGGTTGCGGTCCAGGTCCAGCGCGAAACGCGTGATCGGCTGCGTCGCCAGGAAGGTCAGGCGGGCATCGCCGGCGATGCTGCGGCTGGCCGGTTCGATGCGCAGGGTCAGGTCGGCGTGTTCGAACACCACCGCCAATTGTTCCGGCGTGCGCTCGGCGCCCGAAGCGAGGGTGTAGTCGGTGGGCGCGCGCGTGGCGCAGGCGGTGAGCAGCAGGCAAGAGAACAGCAGGGGAAGATGTTTCATGGCGGGCACGCGGCAAGTGAACGGAATGACGATTGTAGTGTTAAGTGACAACGTTGTCGTGTGGAAATTTCAGATGGCCGATGAGGGGCAAGCGTGGCCGCCGTTGAGAAATGTCATGTGCTCAAAACTGCGCTGACGTAATCTTGCTGAGCGGCCTTGCAGTGCCGCTAGGAAAGGAAGCGCCATGGACAGCAAACAGCCGGAAGTCGTGCAACGCGAGGGGGAGGTGATGGTGGCGCTGCCCGCCATGCCGGAGCTGATCGCGGCCCTGCCGCCGAAAGGCGCGTGTTGGTACTGCGACAAGCCGCTCGACGCCGTGCGCCGCTTCTGCGGCAAGAGCTGTGGCGTGGCGTATGCGGAAGAGGCGCAGTACAACCGCTGAGCAGAGGCCGGGCCGCGCTAGCGGCGCCGCAGCAGGGCCGCCAGGGCGCCGTCAAAATCGAACTCGTGCGCGGCGGCCGCCACTTCCTGGTAGACGTTCACGCCCAGGCTGGCAGCGAGCAGGCTGGCCGAGTTTTCCAGGATGTCGATGGCGGCGCCGTCGCCTTCGCGCAGATGGCTGGCCAGGCGCGCCAGCAGCAGCTGGATGGCGGGCGCGGCCGGATCGGGGGCCACATCCTGCGCCGCCGTATGCGTGTCTTCCGGCGTGCCCAGCATGCTGCTGACGGCTTTCAATAACTGGTCTTGTGCCAGTTCCAGTTGCAGCATTTGCCGTTCCAGGTCGGGCGCCTGCGCCCGCAGCGCCGCTTCCAGCGTTTCCGACAGGCTGTGCACGTGGCGCGCGCCTATCATGCCGGCCGCGCCTTTCAGGGTATGCGCCTTCAGGCGCGCGCAGGCATAATTGCCCGCGTCGAACTCGGCGCGGATCTGGCACGGCGTGGTGCCATGGTCGTGCAGGAAACGGCGCAGGATTTTCAGGTACAGGATGCGGTCGCCCATGATGCGGCCCAGTCCGTTCTCGACATCGAGAATGCGGACCATGTCGGACGCCGCGAGGGCGGCATCATCTTCGCAAGTGGCGTGTGGTTTCATCATGCCTGGTGTGCAGAGGGCCCCAAAACTTGTCAATTGCATTCATGCAATATCCCTTATTTTACATCCAGTCGCCCTCGACAGCGTGTCCGCTTGCCATGCGCCGCCAGACTAGCGCGTCGTGAATGACCAGTTGCGCGTGACGTCCGCACCATTGACTTTGCCGATGAAACTCACGTCATAGGCCGTGTTCGCGTTCAGGGACGCCAGCGGGATGATGGCGGCGGCCGACACGGGCGTATGCGCATCGTTGTCGCTTTTCAGCAGGCGCACCGCCAGGTCCGTGGTGCTGCCGCGCTGGCGCACGCTGAAGGCGGTCACGCTGACGAGCGAGCCATAGTTGGCATGCACGCTGATCGGATAGCCGACGATGTCCTGGTTCGGCACGGGGTCGGGCGATTCGTTGTTGCTGGAAAAGCTGGTGGCGACCTTCAGCTGGCCGCTGAACGGGTAGGTGATGATCTGTCCTGCGGGCAAGCCGGGGCCGTAGCTGCTGTTGCCGGCCAGGTCCGTGGTGAAATACGCGTAGCCGCTGGTATTGACGGCCGCGCCCGCGCCGCCCTCCTTGAACAGCGGTTCAAAAATCACGAAGCGGTGATAGATGGCCGTGATCAGTTCTTCGGCCAGATAAAAGCCGGAGGTGTTGGCCGCGCCGGCGATGACTTCGCCCTGCAGCGAAGTGACGACGTAGCCGGCCTTGGCCAGGCGGTCGCCCAGCTTGACGCCGGTAAAGCCGGACTTGCCCAGCACTTGCTCATGGGCCACCGTATTGTTGGTGTTCAGATAGGCGGAGTGGCCTTGCGCCGCATTGTCGATCAAGCCATTGCGCGACAGTACCGACAGGCCGGTCTGGCTGCGCCGGTAATTGAACCAGTTGTAGCCATCGGTGGCGATATTGTTGCTGACGAGCGGGGCGCCTGGTTCCTGTGTCAGCTGCCCGGCAGGTGTCGAGGTGGCTAACGAAGTGGTGCCGCCGCTATCGCCACCGCCGCCGCAGGCGCTCAGCAGTGCTGCGATCAGGAGGGCGGGGATACGGTGTTTCCAACGCGGGGACGAGGCAATCAAGCTGACTCCTGTATAAGTGGGTGGGGGCCGCCGGGCTACCCTGTGAAACGATTCTAAGGCATTTTTATATGCCGTAGAGCATCAATGAAAAGATAAGTCGCGCGCTCGTGCCTGGACGCTGCCATGGCGGCGCAGGGTAGAATGAGCATAGTGCATGGTTTGCCATCCCGCTGTTGTATTCCCGATTTCTTTGATTGCCGATAATTTGAACACATTGCCCAAGTCGCGCCTGCAGCGCGCCAAATACGCCTTGCCCAGCATGGTGACTTTGCTTTCGATAGCGTGCGGCTTTGCCAGCATCGTCATTTCCGTCGATAACGCCGGCATCGGCGATCCGGCCGACTACCGGCTGGCGGCGGCGCTGCTGGTGCTGGCCGGCGTCTTTGACGCGCTCGACGGCTATGTGGCGCGCGCCACGGGCACCAGCTCGCAGTTCGGCGTGCAGCTCGATTCCATCGCCGACGTGATGAATTTCGGCTGCGCCCCGGCGGTATTGTTGTATTGCTATGGTTTCGTGCAGATGGGCGTGCATGATCCGCTGCTGCTGCGTTTTGGCGGCATGGCCAGCTTCTTCTTTGTTGCCTGCGGCGCCATGCGCCTGGCGCGCTTCAATGTGAACGTGGGGCGTACCGACCCCATGTACTTTGTCGGCATGCCGATCACGGCCGGCGCCGCCTGCGTGGCGGCCGTGGTGGTGGCGTGGCCGGCGCCCATCGATTCCACCTTGCACAGCTATCTGCTGATGCTGCTGCTGGTCGGCGTGGGCAGCCTGATGGTGTCGACCTTGCGCTTCCCCAGCTCCAAGCAAAAGAAAAGCCTGGCCGCGCTGCTGGTGCTGATCGTCGCCGTCGCCCTGCTGGTGTGGCTGAAGACCAGTTTCTTTGCGCTCTTCTTTGCCGTCTACATCGGCGCCACCCTGGCGCTGAACCTGGCCTGGTACCTGGGCTGGCGCGGTATTGCGCTACCGCAGGTCTTCAACGATCCGGACGAGATCGATTAAATCCTAGGCCACCTCGTGCCCGCGGGCGGCGCGCAGGATGGCGAACCAGTCGCTGCGGCTGAGCGTGAACTGCGTGCCTTCCACGGCCACGCCCACGGCCTCGATGCGGCCCGTGCCCGTCAGCGGCAGGGGGCGGCAAGGCAGTTGCATGATCCACGCGAAGACGACGCTGGCAAACGGACGCTGCAGCTGGTCGGCGATCTGCTTGATGACATTGCGCAAATTCTCCACATTCGCATCGCCTCCCTGGAACAGCCGGCCGCCGGCCAGCGGCGACCAGATCATCGGCGCCACCCCCACGTCCTGCAAGCCGTCGAAGGTTTCGTCGAACAGCGGTGTGACATGCAGCGGCGAAAATTCGACCTGGTTCGTCACCAGCGGGAAGCGCCGGTGCAGGCATTCGAACTGGTGGCGGCTGAAATTCGATACGCCGAAGTGCAGCACCTTGCCGGCCGTTTTCAATTGCGTGAAGGCGCCGGCGATCTCGTCGAAATCCATCAGCGGATCGGGACGGTGGATCAGCAGCAAGTCCAGGCGGTCCGTCTGCAACTGGCGCAGGGTGTGCTCCACGGAACTGGTGATGTGCGCCGCGCTCGTGTCGTAGTGCTGGATGGCATGGCCGGGACGGTGCGGCGACAGCAGCTTGATGCCGCACTTGCTGACCAGCTCCATCTTGTCGCGCAAGCCCGGCTGCAGGGCCAGCGCTTCGCCGAACAGGCCTTCGGCGCTGTAGTCGCCATAGATGTCGGCATGGTCGAAGCTCGACACGCCCAGGGCCAGGCATTGCTCGATGAAGGCCAGCCTTTGCTGCGCCGACATATTCCACTCGCCGATGCGCCACATGCCGGCGACGATGCGCGACAGTTCGGGACCGTTGTTGCTCAAACGGCTGCGCGGTGCTTGCAGGCTGGCGGGAAATACATGGCTCATGGGCTGGCTTTCTGATGGTGGCGAGGAAGGACTCGCCACGATTATAGCCAGCTACGCTACAGCATGCTGCGGATGAAGCGGCAGCACCGCTCCTGCAAGGCCGCGTCGAGCTGGCCGCCCAGCTGCATCTGGTACACGAGCGCCGATTGCAGCATGAAGGCGAACAGGCGCAGGTCGAGGTCGGCGCGCACGCCGATGCCCAGCAGGCGCTGCACCACCAGGGTGATCCACGGTGCGACGATCTGTTCGCGAAAGCGCAGTTGCGCCGCCGCATCGTTGTGGATCAACACCAGCAAATCGCAGGTGAAGCGGCCGTCGGCGTTCAGGTTGTCGAAGATGCGCGCGCAGATCGCCTCGATTTCCTGGCCTTCCGGCATGTCGAGGGCGCGCTGCAGCTTTTCCGCCGTGCGCTTGACGAGCGCATCGAGCAGCATCTCTTCACGGCGCGGCCAGCGCCGGTATATCGTCTGGCGCCCTACGCCGGCCGCGTCGGCCACCATCTGTATCGTCACCGCGTCGAGCCCATGCTGGCGCACCAGCATGACGATCGCTTCCAGCACCGCATCTTCCACGCCTGCCTTGCGCGGGCGTCCACGCGGCGCTGCCGCATTTTTAAGCATGTTGAGCCTGTCTCTGAATGTTTCTTTGAATTATGGTACGATGCGCACCGTAAATGCAAAGCAACTGCTTGTCAATCACGCTGGTCAACTAACCAAGAGATTGACAGATGAGCGCCGCGATATCCCAGTCTGTCCAACGTGAACTCTGCACTTTCCGCGGCGCATGCCCGCATTTCCTGTCTGATCCCACATCCATCACTGTGGCGGTTCGCGCCGCCTGAGGAAAACCTATGAAAACCATCGGGATTTCGCCGCACCGGCGTAATTTCTTGCGCAAGGCCGTCGGCGCTGCGCCTGCCGTGGCCTTGCTGGCCGGCGCCGGCGGCGGCCTGGCCCTGGCCGTCTCCAAGGACCAGCCTGCCTACAAGCCCCGTTTCTTTGACGCTACCGAATGGGCGACGCTGACGGCGCTGGTCGACCGCCTGATCCCCGCCGACGGCGAAGGGCCGGGCGCGCTGGAGTCTGGTGCGCATGAATTCATCGACTTGCAGAT is a window of Janthinobacterium sp. 1_2014MBL_MicDiv DNA encoding:
- a CDS encoding aldo/keto reductase; translation: MSHVFPASLQAPRSRLSNNGPELSRIVAGMWRIGEWNMSAQQRLAFIEQCLALGVSSFDHADIYGDYSAEGLFGEALALQPGLRDKMELVSKCGIKLLSPHRPGHAIQHYDTSAAHITSSVEHTLRQLQTDRLDLLLIHRPDPLMDFDEIAGAFTQLKTAGKVLHFGVSNFSRHQFECLHRRFPLVTNQVEFSPLHVTPLFDETFDGLQDVGVAPMIWSPLAGGRLFQGGDANVENLRNVIKQIADQLQRPFASVVFAWIMQLPCRPLPLTGTGRIEAVGVAVEGTQFTLSRSDWFAILRAARGHEVA
- a CDS encoding Hpt domain-containing protein; translated protein: MMKPHATCEDDAALAASDMVRILDVENGLGRIMGDRILYLKILRRFLHDHGTTPCQIRAEFDAGNYACARLKAHTLKGAAGMIGARHVHSLSETLEAALRAQAPDLERQMLQLELAQDQLLKAVSSMLGTPEDTHTAAQDVAPDPAAPAIQLLLARLASHLREGDGAAIDILENSASLLAASLGVNVYQEVAAAAHEFDFDGALAALLRRR
- a CDS encoding M1 family metallopeptidase yields the protein MKHLPLLFSCLLLTACATRAPTDYTLASGAERTPEQLAVVFEHADLTLRIEPASRSIAGDARLTFLATQPITRFALDLDRNLPIDAVEVDGKALRAQDYANPQGRLNITLPATIAAGARTTIRVVYHGVPHVAVKAPWDGGMVWSKTADGAPWIASAVQGEGCDLFWPCIDHPMGKAQLIDQHIQVPAPLVAAGNGIALGMDEADGWRTYHWRAKHPSTYGIALNVAPYRSLQGEYASRYGNRIPLQFWYLPESEAKAGALFAELPPMLDFFESVIGPYPFGDEKVGIAETPHKGMEHQTINAYGNKFAKTSYGYDELLQHEFAHEWFGNQLTNSNWDDMWLHEGFGTYMQPLYMQYLRGEQEYFAALQQMRAGIANKAPMVSGKPKSEEEVYDPKKGGPGGDIYVKGALVLHTLRGLIGDDAFFRAVRLLVYGTEQPQPGQFQPRYGSTQEFMAIVNKVTGSNYDWFFQAYLYQAALPELSATRDGDTLRLLWKTPADIAFPMPVEVRIGKEIHTVSMSLGFGELPLPAGATYTLDPRSRVLRRAEHIETFQKFREEQAKGKKS
- a CDS encoding CAP domain-containing protein: MIASSPRWKHRIPALLIAALLSACGGGGDSGGTTSLATSTPAGQLTQEPGAPLVSNNIATDGYNWFNYRRSQTGLSVLSRNGLIDNAAQGHSAYLNTNNTVAHEQVLGKSGFTGVKLGDRLAKAGYVVTSLQGEVIAGAANTSGFYLAEELITAIYHRFVIFEPLFKEGGAGAAVNTSGYAYFTTDLAGNSSYGPGLPAGQIITYPFSGQLKVATSFSSNNESPDPVPNQDIVGYPISVHANYGSLVSVTAFSVRQRGSTTDLAVRLLKSDNDAHTPVSAAAIIPLASLNANTAYDVSFIGKVNGADVTRNWSFTTR
- a CDS encoding TetR/AcrR family transcriptional regulator is translated as MLKNAAAPRGRPRKAGVEDAVLEAIVMLVRQHGLDAVTIQMVADAAGVGRQTIYRRWPRREEMLLDALVKRTAEKLQRALDMPEGQEIEAICARIFDNLNADGRFTCDLLVLIHNDAAAQLRFREQIVAPWITLVVQRLLGIGVRADLDLRLFAFMLQSALVYQMQLGGQLDAALQERCCRFIRSML
- the mnmE gene encoding tRNA uridine-5-carboxymethylaminomethyl(34) synthesis GTPase MnmE, which encodes MKLDSSPIAAIATAPGRGGIGVVRASGKNLAPLMAALFGAQQLKPRHATYLPFTEADGSIIDQGIAIHFKGPHSYTGEDVLELQGHGGPVVLQLLLARVLAAGKDSGLRLAEPGEFTRRAFLNDKLDLAQAEAVADLIDASTEAAAKSASQSLSGAFSNTIHALVEQVTGLRMLVEATLDFPEEEIDFLEKSNARGQLKAVIEALNKVFAQAAQGALLREGLNVVLAGQPNVGKSSLLNALAGADVAIVTPIAGTTRDKVSETIQIEGIPLNIIDTAGIRSAGDTIDAVERIGIERTWGEIGKADVILHLLDADHGPTLADETIVAAFPDGVPVVRVWNKIDLSGHKPSVDSLPDATHVYLSAHEHIGIDLLRTELLRIAGWQQTGESLYLARERHLIALKSAGKHLHVAAEHAAQDDQSLDLFAEELRLAQVQLSSITGEFSPDDLLGVIFSRFCIGK
- the pssA gene encoding CDP-diacylglycerol--serine O-phosphatidyltransferase; protein product: MQRAKYALPSMVTLLSIACGFASIVISVDNAGIGDPADYRLAAALLVLAGVFDALDGYVARATGTSSQFGVQLDSIADVMNFGCAPAVLLYCYGFVQMGVHDPLLLRFGGMASFFFVACGAMRLARFNVNVGRTDPMYFVGMPITAGAACVAAVVVAWPAPIDSTLHSYLLMLLLVGVGSLMVSTLRFPSSKQKKSLAALLVLIVAVALLVWLKTSFFALFFAVYIGATLALNLAWYLGWRGIALPQVFNDPDEID